TCCCCTCGCCGATCCGCAGACCTCACCGATGCCGTTCATGGACCCGGCCTTTGCGCTCGCGATCTGCCGCTACGACCTCACGGGCGGGCCGCTCAAGCTCACGGTGCCCGTCAGCCAGGCCTACACCTCGGTGTCGTTCTACACCCGCAACGAGATCGCCTATTACGCCATCAACGACCGCTCGGCGGGCCGCAAGGTGATCGAGCTCGACCTGATGACGGAAGCGCAGCACAACGAGCTGCCCGAGGACGAAGAGGTCACCGCGGCCGACCGGCTGATCATCGATTCCCCAAGCACGACGGGCCTGATCGTGATGAAGGCGCTCGCCGCCGAGCCGGGCCTCATGCCGCAGGCCCAGGCCACGCTTCAAGCCGCAACCTGCGCGCCGCAGACCGAAGCGCCCGCCAAGGCCGAAGCGCCGCGCGGCCGCCGCTGAGCAGGCCGCTTCGGCGGCGCAACAACAAAAACATGAAAAACAACCCCATGCACAGTAGCGAGGG
This genomic stretch from Bradyrhizobium sp. CCGB12 harbors:
- a CDS encoding DUF1254 domain-containing protein, whose protein sequence is MIRLLFTIVAGIVLGLVVHLVSVLALPRIATQDAYSRLTPMTKLNGVTQLPLADPQTSPMPFMDPAFALAICRYDLTGGPLKLTVPVSQAYTSVSFYTRNEIAYYAINDRSAGRKVIELDLMTEAQHNELPEDEEVTAADRLIIDSPSTTGLIVMKALAAEPGLMPQAQATLQAATCAPQTEAPAKAEAPRGRR